From one Salvelinus sp. IW2-2015 linkage group LG11, ASM291031v2, whole genome shotgun sequence genomic stretch:
- the LOC111970147 gene encoding fidgetin-like protein 2 isoform X1 produces the protein MEELRTQDLLKMHWSPEHAAPLSQWPEQHLDVSSTTSPPSAHKHDSRGYTTAAGYPWASDDISALTASSLLKRYAEKYSGLELPYERPAPGAYSELGTFLKSETEPWALGQGMECYPALEALAAGAKVGSASVGLPGTGSVTVVNSNLTSDPGYSGGGSCNGPPSQDYPLSYNSTYLSSGYCLQPGSALPPASLQTTPILVSSYNPTNPVYNYPPGCYPHLQTSLAASYSHSHPSASYLPSGLSTPTPLTPRSTMEGGSYGYPSHSLGAGSETGGPLKRKAFEMAEEGEEGGGDGSRYRKYGNGHSKSHGNGHGNDYDIAGSEVQAYKPGKPLVSPPYGGQGEYSPSSGLGGESGGGGEHGFPHQRLAMKMPVSHARSEDPTGGR, from the exons ATGGAGGAGCTCAGAACACAAG ATCTGTTGAAGATGCACTGGTCTCCGGAGCACGCGGCCCCCCTGTCCCAGTGGCCTGAGCAGCACCTGGATGTGTCTTccaccacctcccctccctctgcccACAAACACGACTCACGTGGTTACACCACTGCAGCCGGATACCCCTGGGCCAGCGACGACATCTCTGCCCTCACCGCCTCTTCCTTGTTAAAACGCTATGCCGAAAAGTACTCAGGCCTGGAGCTGCCCTACGAAAGGCCTGCCCCAGGGGCTTACTCAGAGCTTGGGACCTTCCTGAAGAGTGAGACTGAGCCCTGGGCCCTGGGGCAGGGCATGGAGTGTTACCCTGCGCTGGAGGCCCTGGCAGCAGGGGCCAAAGTGGGATCAGCATCAGTGGGCCTCCCTGGCACGGGCAGTGTGACGGTGGTGAACAGTaacttgacctctgaccctgggTATAGTGGTGGTGGCTCCTGTAATGGCCCCCCCTCTCAGGACTACCCCCTCTCCTACAACAGCACCTACCTCTCCTCAGGATACTGCCTCCAGCCCGGCTCAGCACTTCCCCCAGCCTCTCTGCAAACCACCCCCATCCTGGTGTCCAGCTACAACCCTACCAACCCTGTATACAACTACCCGCCAGGCTGCTACCCCCACCTCCAGACCAGCCTGGCAGCCAGCTACAGCCACAGCCACCCCAGTGCCTCCTACCTCCCCTCTGGGCTGAGCACCCCTACCCCCCTGACCCCCCGGTCCACCATGGAGGGGGGCAGCTATGGCTACCCCAGTCACAGCCTAGGGGCCGGCTCTGAGACAGGAGGGCCGCTGAAACGCAAGGCCTTTGAGATGgcggaagagggggaggagggaggaggagatggctcACGGTACAGGAAGTACGGCAACGGCCACAGCAAGAGCCACGGCAATGGTCACGGCAACGACTACGACATAGCGGGCTCAGAAGTCCAGGCCTACAAGCCCGGCAAGCCTCTGGTGTCGCCTCCTTATGGTGGGCAGGGGGAGTACAGCCCCTCCTCAGGCCTAGGgggggagagtgggggaggaggggaacaTGGCTTCCCCCATCAGAGGCTGGCCATGAAGATGCCTGTGTCACATGCACGATCTGAGGACCCAACTGGAGGACGCTAG
- the LOC111970147 gene encoding fidgetin-like protein 2 isoform X2 translates to MHWSPEHAAPLSQWPEQHLDVSSTTSPPSAHKHDSRGYTTAAGYPWASDDISALTASSLLKRYAEKYSGLELPYERPAPGAYSELGTFLKSETEPWALGQGMECYPALEALAAGAKVGSASVGLPGTGSVTVVNSNLTSDPGYSGGGSCNGPPSQDYPLSYNSTYLSSGYCLQPGSALPPASLQTTPILVSSYNPTNPVYNYPPGCYPHLQTSLAASYSHSHPSASYLPSGLSTPTPLTPRSTMEGGSYGYPSHSLGAGSETGGPLKRKAFEMAEEGEEGGGDGSRYRKYGNGHSKSHGNGHGNDYDIAGSEVQAYKPGKPLVSPPYGGQGEYSPSSGLGGESGGGGEHGFPHQRLAMKMPVSHARSEDPTGGR, encoded by the coding sequence ATGCACTGGTCTCCGGAGCACGCGGCCCCCCTGTCCCAGTGGCCTGAGCAGCACCTGGATGTGTCTTccaccacctcccctccctctgcccACAAACACGACTCACGTGGTTACACCACTGCAGCCGGATACCCCTGGGCCAGCGACGACATCTCTGCCCTCACCGCCTCTTCCTTGTTAAAACGCTATGCCGAAAAGTACTCAGGCCTGGAGCTGCCCTACGAAAGGCCTGCCCCAGGGGCTTACTCAGAGCTTGGGACCTTCCTGAAGAGTGAGACTGAGCCCTGGGCCCTGGGGCAGGGCATGGAGTGTTACCCTGCGCTGGAGGCCCTGGCAGCAGGGGCCAAAGTGGGATCAGCATCAGTGGGCCTCCCTGGCACGGGCAGTGTGACGGTGGTGAACAGTaacttgacctctgaccctgggTATAGTGGTGGTGGCTCCTGTAATGGCCCCCCCTCTCAGGACTACCCCCTCTCCTACAACAGCACCTACCTCTCCTCAGGATACTGCCTCCAGCCCGGCTCAGCACTTCCCCCAGCCTCTCTGCAAACCACCCCCATCCTGGTGTCCAGCTACAACCCTACCAACCCTGTATACAACTACCCGCCAGGCTGCTACCCCCACCTCCAGACCAGCCTGGCAGCCAGCTACAGCCACAGCCACCCCAGTGCCTCCTACCTCCCCTCTGGGCTGAGCACCCCTACCCCCCTGACCCCCCGGTCCACCATGGAGGGGGGCAGCTATGGCTACCCCAGTCACAGCCTAGGGGCCGGCTCTGAGACAGGAGGGCCGCTGAAACGCAAGGCCTTTGAGATGgcggaagagggggaggagggaggaggagatggctcACGGTACAGGAAGTACGGCAACGGCCACAGCAAGAGCCACGGCAATGGTCACGGCAACGACTACGACATAGCGGGCTCAGAAGTCCAGGCCTACAAGCCCGGCAAGCCTCTGGTGTCGCCTCCTTATGGTGGGCAGGGGGAGTACAGCCCCTCCTCAGGCCTAGGgggggagagtgggggaggaggggaacaTGGCTTCCCCCATCAGAGGCTGGCCATGAAGATGCCTGTGTCACATGCACGATCTGAGGACCCAACTGGAGGACGCTAG